A genomic window from Paenibacillus sp. FSL K6-0276 includes:
- a CDS encoding glycoside hydrolase family 125 protein, giving the protein MEQFRLPKITMPSLTLPQSIQEVLQEAEHKLAHRPKLLQLFKNCFPNTLETTTKLKEDGTTFVITGDIPACWLRDSVEQVIHYVPFAKEDEDLQRILKGLVKRHIQYIHIDPYANAFNESANDWHWNTTDITDMSPWVWERKFEIDSLCFSMRLAYALWKETGTTDMFDAGFKSAMRIMYNLFITEQRHFEESPYRFTRNNGIPEDSLRNKGLGMPVNYTGMVWSGFRSSDDVCEFHYNIPGNMFAVVALRQMQEFAEWVFRDMEFLQELKDLEADIDHGIKTYGIYRHPEFGPIYAFETDGYGNHCLMDDAGTPGLISIPYLGYCTTEDEIYQNTRRFVLSKENPYYFEGKVAKGIGSPHTPAGYVWHLSLSMQGLTATTADEKLAMIELLEKTDADTGFMHEGFHSDDPTIFTRKWFAWSNSLFSQLVYKAMKEGIL; this is encoded by the coding sequence ATGGAACAGTTTAGATTACCCAAAATTACGATGCCATCCTTAACATTGCCACAATCGATTCAAGAAGTTCTACAAGAAGCAGAGCACAAGCTTGCGCATCGACCGAAGCTTCTTCAGCTATTTAAGAACTGCTTCCCGAACACTTTGGAAACGACGACGAAATTAAAAGAGGATGGAACGACTTTTGTCATTACAGGAGACATTCCAGCTTGTTGGTTACGGGATTCGGTAGAACAGGTCATTCATTATGTACCGTTTGCCAAAGAAGACGAAGATCTTCAACGCATTCTTAAAGGTTTAGTAAAGCGTCATATTCAGTACATTCATATTGATCCTTACGCGAATGCATTTAATGAATCTGCGAATGATTGGCATTGGAATACGACGGATATAACAGACATGTCCCCTTGGGTATGGGAGCGTAAATTCGAAATTGACTCCTTATGTTTCTCGATGCGGCTTGCATATGCGCTATGGAAGGAAACGGGTACTACAGATATGTTCGATGCTGGGTTTAAATCGGCTATGCGTATCATGTATAACTTGTTCATCACAGAACAGCGTCATTTTGAAGAATCGCCGTATCGCTTCACTCGAAATAACGGTATTCCAGAGGATTCCTTACGGAATAAAGGCCTTGGAATGCCTGTCAATTATACAGGAATGGTGTGGTCAGGATTCCGCTCAAGCGATGATGTATGCGAATTCCATTACAACATTCCAGGGAATATGTTCGCAGTTGTTGCACTTCGCCAGATGCAGGAATTTGCGGAGTGGGTATTCCGTGATATGGAGTTTTTGCAAGAGCTGAAGGATTTAGAAGCAGATATCGATCATGGGATCAAAACATACGGTATTTATCGTCATCCGGAATTCGGACCGATTTATGCCTTCGAGACGGATGGCTATGGTAACCACTGTCTCATGGATGATGCGGGAACACCGGGATTGATTTCGATTCCTTACTTGGGCTATTGCACAACGGAGGATGAAATCTATCAGAACACGAGAAGATTTGTGTTATCCAAGGAAAACCCTTATTACTTTGAAGGTAAAGTAGCAAAAGGCATTGGTAGTCCACATACACCGGCAGGATATGTCTGGCATTTGTCATTATCTATGCAAGGGCTCACAGCAACGACAGCGGATGAGAAGCTAGCGATGATCGAGTTACTGGAGAAGACCGATGCGGATACAGGCTTTATGCATGAAGGATTCCATTCCGACGATCCAACGATTTTTACTAGAAAATGGTTTGCTTGGTCGAACAGCCTGTTCTCTCAGCTCGTGTACAAGGCGATGAAGGAAGGCATCTTGTAG
- a CDS encoding glycoside hydrolase family 130 protein, with product MSKIIGEALSNMPWQDKPSGYNAPVWRYTQNPIIQRNAQVNSNSIFNSAVIPFEGGFAGVFRCDSRSVSMDIFAGFSQDGLHWEINEQPLQFEGDEYVTKREYRYDPRVCKIEDKYYISWCNGYHGPTIGLAYTYDFKTFHQLENAFLPYNRNGVLFPRKINGKYAMISRPSDTGHTPFGDIFFSESPDLTYWGKHRYVMGTINSDASAWQSKKIGPGPVPIETDRGWLLIYHGVINTCNGFVYRMGAALLDLHEPWKVLARSRNYILGPETLYECVGDVPNVTFPCAALSDSETGRIAIYYGCADTVTGVAFTTVDELLDYMDKYPL from the coding sequence ATGAGCAAAATTATTGGTGAGGCACTATCAAATATGCCGTGGCAGGATAAGCCGAGTGGCTATAATGCCCCAGTGTGGCGGTATACTCAAAATCCGATTATTCAGCGTAATGCACAGGTGAACTCGAACAGTATTTTTAATTCTGCGGTGATTCCGTTCGAAGGTGGATTTGCAGGGGTATTTCGCTGTGACTCTAGATCCGTAAGTATGGATATATTCGCTGGCTTCAGTCAGGACGGGCTACATTGGGAAATTAATGAGCAACCGCTCCAATTCGAAGGTGACGAATATGTAACGAAGCGGGAATATCGCTACGATCCGCGCGTGTGCAAAATCGAGGATAAATATTATATTTCATGGTGTAACGGGTATCATGGACCAACGATCGGTCTTGCTTATACGTATGATTTCAAAACATTTCACCAATTAGAAAACGCTTTCTTGCCGTATAACCGCAATGGCGTTCTCTTCCCACGCAAAATTAATGGTAAGTACGCCATGATAAGCCGTCCAAGTGATACAGGGCATACGCCATTTGGGGATATCTTCTTTAGTGAGAGTCCAGATTTAACGTATTGGGGTAAACATCGTTATGTAATGGGGACGATTAATTCAGATGCATCCGCATGGCAATCGAAGAAAATTGGTCCAGGGCCGGTTCCGATTGAAACCGATCGTGGTTGGTTGTTGATTTATCATGGCGTCATTAATACATGTAACGGGTTCGTATATCGTATGGGCGCGGCGTTATTAGATCTACATGAGCCATGGAAGGTGCTCGCACGATCACGGAATTACATTCTTGGACCAGAAACATTGTATGAGTGTGTAGGAGATGTACCGAATGTTACCTTCCCTTGTGCAGCATTGTCAGATAGTGAGACAGGTCGCATCGCCATTTACTATGGCTGTGCCGATACCGTAACGGGTGTGGCTTTCACAACGGTGGATGAGCTGTTGGACTATATGGATAAGTATCCGCTGTAA
- a CDS encoding glycoside hydrolase family 18 protein — translation MDQQMIIAGYVSDSKLPELTRDNVMKLTHMNVAFGYVLDDQITTAHLQYTNQLQEIKAMNPNIQLLLSVGGWGNGGFSEAASTEEGRQKFAASAVRVVTEYPFDGVDLDWEYPCYSEANIASSPDDKRHFTLLLKTIREALDVKGAAEGRHYLLTIAAGADQYYIDGTEMDQVQQYLDFIQLMTYDMRGGFQILTGHHTNLYNSTGDLFRISTEASVNMFMQAGVPREKIVIGVAFYSRMWKQVPNKNDGFLQMAGTTGGYGPEYTELLAHYIDKNGFTRHWDDEAKAPYLFNGDTFISYDDVESITHKCAYVQREQLAGVMFWEYSCDKTHTLLEVMYTGLSRD, via the coding sequence ATGGATCAACAAATGATTATAGCTGGCTACGTGAGTGATTCCAAATTACCTGAGCTAACACGCGATAACGTGATGAAGCTGACGCATATGAACGTAGCCTTCGGTTATGTGTTGGATGATCAGATTACAACGGCACATTTGCAATATACGAACCAGTTGCAAGAGATTAAAGCGATGAATCCGAACATACAGCTGCTGCTCTCGGTTGGCGGATGGGGAAATGGGGGCTTCTCCGAGGCGGCATCTACCGAAGAAGGACGTCAGAAATTCGCAGCTTCGGCTGTACGAGTAGTAACAGAATATCCATTCGATGGTGTCGATCTGGACTGGGAATATCCCTGCTACAGTGAAGCCAATATTGCATCGTCACCGGATGATAAACGTCATTTTACGTTGCTGTTGAAGACCATTCGAGAAGCGTTAGATGTGAAAGGTGCAGCAGAGGGCAGACATTACTTGCTTACGATCGCTGCAGGAGCAGATCAATATTACATCGATGGTACAGAGATGGATCAAGTACAGCAATATTTAGATTTCATTCAACTGATGACCTACGATATGCGTGGCGGATTCCAGATTCTAACGGGACATCACACGAATCTGTACAATTCAACGGGAGATTTGTTCCGAATTAGTACAGAAGCATCCGTCAATATGTTCATGCAGGCCGGTGTACCTCGGGAGAAGATCGTCATTGGTGTGGCATTCTATTCCCGGATGTGGAAGCAGGTGCCGAACAAGAATGATGGCTTTCTACAAATGGCGGGTACAACAGGAGGTTATGGTCCGGAATATACAGAGCTTCTAGCCCATTATATCGACAAGAATGGGTTCACACGTCATTGGGATGATGAGGCCAAAGCGCCATATTTATTTAATGGAGATACGTTTATTTCCTATGATGACGTGGAATCGATCACACATAAATGTGCATATGTCCAACGTGAACAGCTTGCGGGTGTGATGTTCTGGGAGTACAGCTGCGACAAGACACATACACTGCTCGAAGTTATGTATACCGGCCTATCGAGAGACTGA
- a CDS encoding transglutaminase domain-containing protein, with product MTMSTPTSVFSLSQETLAFIEQKFQAKKQLARSREQQLFHVFELELTVEEAWALKLLFAYMPANDLADYNGELFFNHVRTMLQIRRDMPWQVPDHLFLHFVLPYRVNTENIEEHRHIIHEQIAERTRNLPMKEAILEANYWCHEAATYIGSDLRTISPLTMMRNARGRCGEESTLAVAALRSIGIPARQVYTPRWAHCDDNHAWVEAWADGEWYFIGACEPEARHNQGWFGPPARRAMLINTRIFANYEGPEDITLADEWFTEINVLENYAPTKTITVHVQDACGQPVHDVEVQFQLYNMAEFFPIAVIPTNIQGEASFKTGLGDLIIRAAKDGMWGEMKISVTDCECIELVLNQDHQPQVGTIVDYDMVPPPARDGEVMEDLSEVRIEQHNERLEEGIAIRAQYEATFVNEEAARKLGESLGLPADRVWNVLQTARGNSAEIAAFLSEAAPEYGEWALWLLECVHDKDLIDTFLPTLIDHVAGALAVRGDFTEDVFVPYLLCPRVHYELITPYRTYFQQAFTSEEVVLFRQDPTMLVQFIDEAWDIWNDLPNLQGKGTAVGTFELRVGDRSSLDIMFVSICRSLGIPARLHPIEAKPQFMVDGHFVDAPFTKGIVGGGAAVASGTLILLREQDAATEQPAASYYENFTIARLENGFYKTLSYPHGANNLYDTPLEMEQGAYRLTTGIRLKDGTVLTKLTYFEMTEVEETKLIMKYRQATQDIPVYGKVDRFEKLATWDGSEQIFAEFLGSQGAYVAWLEPEREPSKHLLRELSELKHEFDTLDAPIILVVGDKQWTTSFQPADYQDLPTRTVFVRDSTYRLLPDLFTAAQASEAGFPHLMILDRDDQIRYMSSGYKIAASKEAMQILSRV from the coding sequence ATGACCATGTCGACCCCTACCTCTGTATTTTCATTGTCGCAGGAAACCTTAGCGTTCATTGAGCAGAAGTTTCAGGCTAAGAAGCAGCTCGCCAGATCACGTGAACAGCAGCTATTCCATGTATTCGAGCTCGAGCTAACGGTAGAAGAGGCTTGGGCATTAAAGCTTCTCTTCGCGTATATGCCAGCCAATGACTTGGCGGATTATAACGGGGAGCTTTTCTTCAATCATGTAAGAACGATGCTGCAGATTCGCCGCGATATGCCATGGCAAGTACCTGATCATTTATTTTTACATTTCGTGCTACCGTATCGTGTGAATACCGAGAACATTGAAGAGCATCGCCATATTATTCATGAACAGATAGCGGAACGAACACGTAATCTTCCCATGAAAGAAGCGATTCTGGAGGCGAATTACTGGTGCCACGAAGCGGCAACGTACATTGGGAGCGATCTGCGGACGATTTCTCCATTAACGATGATGCGAAATGCACGTGGGCGTTGTGGGGAAGAATCTACGCTAGCCGTGGCAGCGCTTCGCAGTATTGGGATCCCTGCACGTCAAGTGTATACGCCGCGTTGGGCGCATTGTGACGATAACCACGCATGGGTGGAGGCGTGGGCCGACGGAGAATGGTATTTTATTGGGGCTTGTGAGCCGGAAGCGCGTCATAATCAAGGATGGTTTGGTCCACCAGCGCGCCGAGCTATGCTCATTAACACACGTATTTTCGCAAATTATGAAGGACCCGAAGATATTACACTCGCCGATGAATGGTTCACTGAAATTAATGTACTAGAAAATTATGCGCCTACGAAGACAATTACGGTACATGTCCAAGATGCATGTGGACAGCCTGTGCACGATGTTGAGGTGCAGTTCCAGTTATATAACATGGCGGAATTTTTCCCGATTGCCGTCATTCCGACAAATATCCAGGGGGAAGCTTCGTTCAAGACAGGTCTTGGTGACCTTATCATTCGTGCAGCGAAGGACGGCATGTGGGGAGAAATGAAAATATCAGTGACTGATTGTGAATGCATTGAGCTTGTGTTGAATCAAGATCATCAGCCACAGGTGGGAACGATTGTTGACTATGATATGGTTCCTCCACCAGCGCGTGACGGCGAGGTTATGGAGGACTTGTCTGAGGTACGGATAGAGCAACACAATGAGCGTTTGGAGGAAGGAATCGCAATTCGTGCACAGTATGAAGCGACGTTCGTGAATGAAGAAGCTGCGAGGAAGCTCGGAGAATCTCTTGGTCTACCAGCGGATCGAGTATGGAACGTACTTCAGACAGCGCGTGGCAATAGTGCTGAGATCGCAGCTTTTCTAAGCGAAGCAGCACCTGAGTATGGAGAATGGGCATTATGGTTATTGGAGTGTGTTCATGATAAGGATCTAATCGATACATTCCTTCCAACCCTTATAGATCATGTGGCTGGTGCGCTTGCTGTACGTGGTGACTTCACGGAGGACGTGTTCGTTCCTTACCTTTTGTGTCCTCGTGTTCATTACGAGCTGATTACACCGTATCGGACATATTTCCAACAAGCTTTCACTTCAGAAGAGGTGGTATTGTTCCGTCAAGATCCAACGATGCTTGTTCAATTCATCGATGAAGCGTGGGATATATGGAATGATCTACCGAATTTGCAAGGGAAGGGTACGGCTGTTGGAACTTTCGAACTGCGCGTAGGAGATCGTAGCTCTCTCGATATTATGTTCGTATCTATATGTCGTAGCCTAGGTATTCCTGCGCGACTGCATCCCATTGAAGCTAAGCCGCAATTTATGGTGGATGGCCACTTCGTGGATGCCCCGTTTACGAAAGGTATCGTTGGAGGCGGGGCAGCAGTAGCGAGCGGAACGCTGATTCTTCTTCGTGAGCAGGATGCAGCGACAGAGCAACCAGCGGCGTCATACTATGAGAATTTTACGATCGCTCGTCTGGAGAACGGTTTTTATAAAACGTTAAGCTACCCGCACGGCGCAAATAATCTGTATGATACGCCCCTTGAGATGGAGCAGGGAGCATATCGTCTGACGACGGGGATTCGCTTGAAGGATGGAACCGTGCTGACCAAGCTCACCTATTTTGAAATGACAGAAGTCGAAGAGACGAAGCTGATTATGAAGTATCGTCAAGCTACGCAGGACATTCCCGTGTATGGCAAGGTAGATCGATTCGAGAAGCTAGCTACATGGGATGGTTCGGAGCAGATCTTCGCTGAGTTTCTAGGCAGTCAAGGCGCCTATGTCGCATGGCTGGAACCGGAACGGGAGCCTTCGAAGCATCTGCTGCGCGAGCTGTCGGAGTTGAAGCATGAGTTCGATACGCTAGATGCTCCTATCATTCTTGTGGTGGGTGACAAGCAATGGACGACTTCGTTTCAACCAGCGGATTATCAGGATCTTCCAACGAGGACAGTGTTCGTACGTGATTCAACGTATCGTCTATTACCTGATTTGTTTACAGCGGCCCAAGCGAGTGAAGCGGGCTTCCCGCATCTGATGATTCTAGATCGTGATGATCAGATTCGGTATATGTCTTCGGGATATAAGATTGCAGCCAGTAAGGAAGCGATGCAAATTTTATCGAGGGTGTGA
- a CDS encoding carbohydrate-binding family 9-like protein, giving the protein MNRSGVPEPQVVTYAPKHYICRRAPESLLLDGKLDKPFWQHATWTDDFVDIEGDLRPLPAKQTRVKMLWDDEYFYFGAELMEDQIWGTLTERDSVIFYDNDFEIFIDPTGASHQYYEFEINALNTVWDLLLVKPYRDGGPPINGWDIQGLKTAVHIEGELNNPHADNRKWTIEVAMPWRSLKECAANGQPPVAGEFWRVNFSRVEWRTEVVDDQYRKVMNPDTAKPYPEDNWVWSPQGIINMHYPELWGYVMFVDVDGPQSFDMPADELVKWQLRKLYYRERNYFEAHGHYAATFELLRGEDDWSIEPHMEITSKSFHISALTTDGTARLYIREDGLLWKE; this is encoded by the coding sequence ATGAATCGAAGTGGAGTTCCAGAACCGCAAGTTGTGACATATGCGCCTAAGCATTATATATGCAGACGAGCGCCGGAGTCGCTTCTCTTGGATGGGAAGCTAGATAAGCCCTTTTGGCAGCATGCAACATGGACGGATGATTTCGTAGATATTGAAGGGGACCTGCGCCCGCTACCCGCGAAGCAGACACGTGTAAAGATGTTATGGGATGATGAGTATTTTTACTTTGGTGCAGAGCTGATGGAGGATCAGATCTGGGGCACGCTGACAGAACGTGATTCCGTTATTTTCTATGATAATGATTTTGAGATCTTTATCGATCCAACAGGGGCTTCACATCAATATTACGAGTTTGAGATTAACGCTTTGAACACGGTGTGGGACTTACTGCTTGTGAAACCATATCGTGACGGGGGACCTCCGATTAACGGATGGGATATCCAAGGTCTGAAAACAGCTGTTCATATCGAGGGGGAGTTAAATAACCCGCATGCTGATAATCGGAAATGGACGATTGAAGTTGCCATGCCATGGCGTAGCTTGAAAGAATGTGCTGCGAATGGACAACCACCTGTTGCAGGTGAATTCTGGCGTGTTAATTTCTCTCGTGTTGAATGGCGGACTGAGGTTGTGGACGATCAGTACCGCAAGGTTATGAACCCGGATACCGCAAAGCCTTATCCGGAAGACAACTGGGTATGGTCACCTCAGGGAATTATCAATATGCATTATCCAGAGCTATGGGGTTATGTGATGTTCGTAGATGTTGATGGCCCGCAGTCATTCGACATGCCTGCGGATGAACTGGTGAAATGGCAGCTCCGTAAGCTGTATTATCGTGAACGTAATTATTTTGAAGCACATGGACACTATGCAGCAACATTCGAATTGCTGCGGGGTGAAGATGATTGGAGCATTGAGCCTCACATGGAGATAACGAGTAAATCATTCCATATCTCAGCCTTAACAACCGATGGAACCGCTCGCCTATATATTCGCGAAGACGGCTTACTGTGGAAGGAGTAA
- a CDS encoding alpha-L-fucosidase has product MQQWFTDAKLGIFIHYGIYAVQGVAESWSFYNGKMSREEYMKQLDGFTASKFDAKHWADIIARSGAKYAVLTTKHHDGVALFDTQYSDLSVMKATPAKRDIVKEWSDAIRERGLHVGMYYSLIDWSHPDYPSVFENGEVPADLSQVNRFSSPVDGIQDEETWQKFLAFNNNQLREILTNYGTVDLLWFDGDWERSAEQWGLPAFKEYLRSLSPNVIINSRLQGHGDYKTPEQGIPITRPEGAWEFCTTINTSWGYAHDDHKYKSLNQMIRMFCDCISMGGNMLLDIGPMEDGMIEPRQEEILLGLGDWIRAHEEAIYGTQDGIMTRYYLGGSTLSADKKTLYLFVYDAPKENICLKGLCNPIKKITVLHSGKELTHDIHGGVPWFDIPGTTWIHMTPEDMHEQVSVLKLEFDEEVTMYGGAGAVVTHN; this is encoded by the coding sequence ATGCAACAATGGTTTACGGACGCAAAGCTAGGGATTTTCATTCACTATGGGATTTATGCGGTGCAAGGAGTAGCGGAATCCTGGTCATTTTATAACGGAAAAATGTCGCGCGAGGAGTACATGAAGCAGTTGGATGGCTTTACAGCGTCCAAATTCGATGCGAAGCACTGGGCAGATATCATTGCGAGGTCAGGCGCGAAATATGCTGTACTTACAACCAAACATCATGATGGTGTTGCATTGTTTGATACGCAGTACAGTGATTTGAGCGTCATGAAGGCGACACCGGCCAAGCGCGATATTGTAAAAGAATGGTCCGACGCGATCCGTGAACGTGGTCTACATGTAGGCATGTATTATTCCTTAATTGACTGGTCTCATCCGGACTATCCTTCCGTATTCGAGAATGGTGAGGTACCCGCGGATTTGAGTCAGGTGAATCGTTTCTCAAGTCCGGTAGATGGCATACAGGATGAAGAGACATGGCAGAAATTTTTGGCGTTTAACAATAATCAGCTACGTGAAATATTGACGAATTACGGTACTGTTGATCTGTTATGGTTCGATGGTGACTGGGAGCGCAGTGCAGAACAGTGGGGGCTGCCAGCATTCAAGGAATATTTGAGATCCTTGTCTCCGAATGTGATTATCAATTCGCGTTTGCAGGGGCATGGCGATTATAAGACACCAGAGCAAGGCATTCCCATTACTCGCCCAGAAGGGGCTTGGGAATTCTGTACGACCATCAATACATCTTGGGGTTATGCCCATGACGATCATAAATATAAATCCTTGAACCAAATGATTCGCATGTTCTGCGATTGCATCAGTATGGGTGGCAATATGCTGCTGGATATTGGTCCGATGGAGGATGGCATGATTGAACCAAGACAGGAGGAAATTCTTCTGGGACTAGGCGACTGGATTCGTGCACACGAAGAGGCAATCTACGGTACGCAGGATGGGATTATGACACGCTATTATCTGGGTGGGAGTACCTTATCCGCGGACAAGAAGACATTATATTTATTCGTCTACGATGCGCCGAAGGAGAATATCTGTCTCAAGGGACTATGCAATCCGATCAAGAAAATTACAGTACTACACTCGGGCAAAGAACTGACCCACGATATTCATGGCGGTGTACCCTGGTTCGATATTCCGGGAACGACATGGATTCATATGACACCAGAGGATATGCATGAACAGGTAAGCGTGCTTAAGCTGGAATTTGATGAAGAGGTTACGATGTACGGTGGCGCTGGCGCTGTTGTTACGCATAACTAA
- a CDS encoding alpha-L-fucosidase, giving the protein MSDANVVEEQIVVEGVHNYSTEEEYVKPEDSQLLDQLEWFKDQKLGLMMHWGPYSQLGLVESWALSDKDGDWSRDDIDWGVDSAELKRQYFGLNKTFNPLRFQPEKWAEVAAEGGFKYLNFTTKHHDGFCMWDTQTTDYRITGKDCPFHTHKYADICKNVFDAFRAKGLGISAYFSKADWHTPTYWAPGMETGTFMNRGPSYPTQDYPWLWEQFVQYTHDQIMELMTKYGRIEMLWLDAGWVCPQNKNNPQDIRLGEVVEKARQHQPWLLSADRTVGGPYENVVTPEQTLPARPLHIPWESCITMGTAFSYRYEDHYKTTRQLIHLLVEVVAKGGNLALNVAPQPDGRLSPTAMDRMKGMGSWLKVHGEAIYGTRICAPYSAGNTHFTKKGDVIYAIHLYSKEQEPVSREICIPLEQAVTQVDLVGGQENVAFERSTSGLIVHLPESELTGVAPIAHVFRIK; this is encoded by the coding sequence ATGAGTGACGCTAATGTTGTCGAGGAGCAAATTGTTGTTGAAGGAGTACACAATTACAGCACAGAGGAGGAGTACGTTAAGCCGGAGGATTCGCAGCTATTAGATCAGCTGGAATGGTTCAAAGATCAGAAGCTGGGCTTGATGATGCACTGGGGACCTTATTCGCAGCTTGGACTTGTTGAATCGTGGGCGCTTAGTGATAAGGATGGAGATTGGTCACGGGATGATATTGATTGGGGGGTTGATTCGGCGGAGCTGAAGCGGCAATATTTCGGGCTGAATAAAACCTTTAATCCGCTCCGTTTCCAACCTGAGAAATGGGCAGAGGTTGCGGCAGAAGGTGGCTTTAAATATTTGAACTTCACAACGAAGCATCACGATGGCTTCTGTATGTGGGATACGCAGACAACAGATTATCGCATCACGGGTAAGGATTGTCCTTTCCATACACATAAGTACGCGGATATTTGTAAGAACGTATTTGATGCTTTTCGGGCCAAGGGACTTGGGATCTCTGCCTACTTCTCCAAAGCGGATTGGCACACACCAACATACTGGGCCCCAGGTATGGAGACGGGGACGTTCATGAATCGAGGTCCTTCGTATCCAACACAAGATTATCCATGGCTATGGGAGCAATTCGTACAGTACACACATGATCAGATTATGGAATTGATGACGAAATATGGTCGGATTGAAATGCTCTGGTTGGATGCGGGATGGGTATGTCCACAGAATAAGAATAATCCACAGGACATTCGGTTGGGTGAAGTGGTGGAAAAGGCGCGTCAGCATCAGCCATGGTTGCTAAGTGCAGACCGTACCGTTGGCGGACCTTATGAGAATGTCGTTACACCAGAGCAAACCTTGCCCGCGCGTCCCCTGCATATCCCGTGGGAAAGCTGTATTACGATGGGGACTGCGTTCTCTTATCGGTATGAGGATCATTACAAGACGACACGTCAATTAATTCATTTGCTCGTTGAAGTTGTAGCCAAAGGCGGTAACCTGGCACTTAATGTCGCACCACAACCAGATGGCCGCTTGTCACCAACAGCGATGGATCGGATGAAAGGAATGGGCAGTTGGCTCAAAGTCCATGGTGAGGCGATTTATGGAACACGCATATGTGCGCCTTACTCTGCTGGAAATACACATTTCACGAAAAAAGGCGATGTCATCTATGCTATTCATCTGTACTCAAAAGAGCAGGAACCGGTGAGCAGAGAGATTTGTATTCCACTCGAGCAGGCTGTGACGCAAGTGGATCTTGTTGGTGGGCAGGAAAATGTAGCATTCGAGCGTTCAACATCGGGATTGATCGTTCATTTACCAGAGAGCGAGCTTACGGGAGTTGCCCCAATTGCACATGTATTTCGCATAAAATAA